The nucleotide window CTGCAGCAGCTCGATGTTCTTCTGCATGTTCTGCCCCTGCCCCTGCGCGCGGCTGATCTGCTCTGGCTGGAGCAGCTGCCTGTCGATCGTCCCGTGTGGTTGCTGCTCGAGTCGGAGTCGTCCAGGTCTGAGCAGATCCAGGCCCTGAACTGTCAGCTTCCGGAGCGTTGGCACCAATCGCTGCTTCCATGGAACGGGACGGCCGAGACGCTCAGGAGTGTGCTCCAGCCCGTTCGTCGTCAGCTTGATGAGCCAAAGTCTGTTCGAGACATCACCCGTCAGCGACTGCTTCGGGACCTGCACCGCTGCTGGCAGGCCGATCTGGAAGGGTTTCGCCGCGAACGGTTTCGTGCCCTGCTTCAGCAAAGCCAGTGGATCGTGGCCGGTGTGGTGGCTGCGTCGCCGCTTCCCAGTGTCGACCTCCTGGCTGTTGTGGTTGGCAATGGCCTGATGGTGAAGGAGATGGCAGCAATCTGGAATTGCCCTTGGAGTCAGGACGTCCTGCAGGCTGTGGTGCGTCAGCTCGGGGGTGCCGCTCTCGCCCAGGGCGTTGTGGAATGGAGCGGCCAGGCGCTGCTCGGTCTGGCCAAGCTGGATGGTGCGAGCTGGCTCGCGGCTGGCGCGGTTCAGGCATTGAGCGCTGCCTATCTCACCCGCGTGGTGGGAGCGTCGATGGCGGACTGGATGGCTCTCAATGCTGGCGTTGCGGAGCCCGACCTCGAAGAGCTCAAGCGTCAGGCGCCGTTGCTGGTGGCCCGCGCCGCTGACCGGGAACGACTCGATCTGCGTGCTTTCGCAGACCAGGCCCGCGACTGGATCCGAGCGAGGAGCGACTGGAGCGCCGCCTGACTTTGCATTAATTCATGAAGTATTCATGAAGCTGCTATGAATTAATGCTGCGAGATGACTCGAATGATGTGAAGTGGTGGTTATTGATCGACAATTCCATACTCTTAATTCTGAATCCAGGCCTTCAATTTGAGCGTTTGGATTCATTCCCGTACTCATTTGATTCATGGCTACTGCAATTCGCAGCGGTCGCCGCGGCAGCTGGGAAAGCTTCTGTCAGTGGGTCACCGACACCAATAACCGCATCTATGTGGGCTGGTTCGGTGTACTGATGATTCCCTGTCTGCTCGCAGCCACCACCTGCTTCATCGTTGCCTTCATCGCAGCGCCAGCTGTCGATATCGACGGCATCCGTGAGCCCGTCGCCGGCTCCCTGATCTACGGAAACAACATCATCTCCGGTGCTGTTGTTCCTTCCTCGAACGCCATCGGCCTGCACTTCTATCCCATCTGGGAAGCTGCTTCTCTTGATGAGTGGCTGTACAACGGCGGTCCTTATCAGCTGGTGGTCTTCCACTTCCTGATCGGTATTTCCGCCTACATGGGTCGCCAGTGGGAGCTCTCCTACCGCCTCGGCATGCGCCCCTGGATCTGCGTTGCTTACAGCGCTCCGCTGTCTGCTGCCTTCGCCGTGTTCCTGGTGTACCCCTTCGGTCAGGGTTCCTTCTCTGACGGCATGCCCCTCGGCATCTCCGGCACCTTCAACTTCATGCTGGTGTTCCAGGCAGAGCACAACATCCTGATGCACCCCTTCCACATGATGGGCGTCGCAGGTGTGTTCGGTGGCTCCCTGTTCTCCGCCATGCACGGCTCCCTGGTGACCTCCTCCCTGGTGCGTGAAACCACCGAGAGCGAGTCCCAGAACTACGGCTACAAGTTCGGCCAAGAGGAAGAGACCTACAACATCGTGGCTGCCCACGGTTACTTCGGTCGCCTGATCTTCCAATACGCCTCCTTCAACAACAGCCGCAGCCTTCACTTCTTCCTGGCTGCCTGGCCTGTGGTCGGCATCTGGTTCACCTCCATGGGCGTCAGCACCATGGCGTTCAACCTGAACGGTTTCAACTTCAACCAGTCTGTTCTGGATGGTCAGGGCCGGGTTCTCAACACCTGGGCTGATGTGCTGAACCGCGCCAACCTCGGCATGGAAGTGATGCACGAGCGCAACGCTCACAACTTCCCCCTCGACCTGGCTGCTGCTGAGTCCACTCCTGTGGCTCTGCAAGCACCTGCCATCGGCTGAGGCTGAAGTCTCTTAACCCAAAGATTCAGCGTCAGTTGAATCGGAAAGCCCTCACCTCACGGTGGGGGCTTTTGTTTTGGGTTCAAACGTTCAGGACTGATGTGTTGCCATGTGCCTCATTAAATCGATGCACTTGCAGCTGTAGGCCCATTCGTTGTCGTACCAAGCCACCAGTTTCATGAAGCGGTCATTGAGAGCCATCCCTGCTCCCGCGTCGAACACCGACGTGCAGCTTTCTCCCAGCAGATCATTGGAGACGATTGGATCTTCCGTGTAGCCAAGGATGCCCGAAAGACCATTCTGCGAGGCCTGTTTGATCGTCTGCTTCAGATTCTCGTAGCTGGTTGGACGGTCCAGATTCACTGTGAGATCGACCACGGAGACATCAGGAGTGGGGACCCGGAAGGCCATGCCGGTGAGCTTGCCGTTCAGTTCAGGAATGACGCGGCCTACGGCTTTTGCCGCTCCCGTGGAGCTGGGAATAATGCTTTGCCCCGCTCCCCGTCCTCCACGCCAGTCCTTCAGGGAGGGACTGTCCACTGGTTTCTGCGTTGCCGTTGTGGCGTGCACTGTGGTCATCAGACCGCTGACGATCCCGAAGTTGTCGTGCACCACCTTGGCCAGAGGGGCCAGACAGTTGGTTGTGCAGCTGGCGTTCGAGACAATCGCCTGCCCGGCGTAGCTGGTGTGATTCACACCCATCACGAACATCGGGGTGTCGTCCTTGGATGGAGCACTCATCACCACGCGACGGGCGCCGGCATCCAGGTGAGCCTGGGCCAACGGGGCAGTGAGAAAAAAGCCCGTGCTCTCGAGTACGTAATCCGCGCCGATCTCGCCCCAGCGAAGCTGACTGGGATCTCTTTCAGCGGTGATCCGGATCGGTTGGTCGTTCACAACAAGCGCTCCGTCCTCCACGCGGATGTCGCCTTGAAACTGACGATGGGTGGAGTCGTAACGCAGCAGGTAGGCCAGGTAGTCGACCTCGATCAGATCATTGATTCCCACTACCTCCACATCCGGGCAGGTCATGGCCTGACGAAAGGCGAGCCGGCCAATGCGGCCAAATCCATTGATGCCGATGCGGATGGCCATTGAGCGATGGAAAGCAGATCCTTTCCGGCTTATAGAGAGCTCATGCGCTCTTGAACGCTGCCCTTGCGGGGATCCGCACAGGTCGCATCGTGTGCAGCCTTCTGAATCAAGGATCAGCTGGACTTATCAAAGCCATCACCAATCCTCGTTGTGCGCAGCCAGTGTCTTTGGTTGTGGAAGCGCAAAGTCCCTTTACATTGTGAAGGTCGGTTAACCGACTTTCTTTACCGCCGACGGGTTTTCCCTGACGCTTTCTCCCCCGTACTCATGACCACCACCATTCAGCAGCGCTCCGGCGCCAATGGCTGGCAGTCCTTCTGCGAGTGGGTCACCTCCACCAACAACCGCCTGTATGTGGGCTGGTTCGGTGTGCTGATGATCCCCACCCTGCTGGCTGCCACCACCTGCTTCATCGTTGCCTTCATCGCAGCGCCCCCCGTCGACATCGACGGCATCCGTGAGCCCGTCGCCGGCTCCCTGATCTACGGAAACAACATCATCTCTGGTGCTGTTGTTCCTTCCTCGAACGCCATCGGCCTGCACTTCTATCCCATCTGGGAAGCTGCTTCTCTCGATGAGTGGCTGTACAACGGCGGTCCTTACCAGCTGGTTGTCTTCCACTTCCTGATCGGCATCTTCTGCTACATGGGTCGCGAGTGGGAACTTTCCTACCGCCTCGGCATGCGCCCCTGGATCTGCGTTGCTTACAGCGCACCTGTGGCTGCTGCCTCCGCCGTGTTCCTGGTGTACCCCTTCGGTCAGGGTTCCTTCTCTGACGGCATGCCCCTCGGCATCTCCGGCACCTTCAACTTCATGCTGGTGTTCCAGGCAGAGCACAACATCCTGATGCACCCCTTCCACATGATGGGCGTCGCAGGTGTGTTCGGTGGCTCCCTGTTCTCCGCCATGCACGGTTCACTGGTGACCTCCTCCCTGGTGCGTGAAACCACCGAGAGCGAGTCCCAGAACTACGGCTACAAGTTCGGCCAAGAGGAAGAGACCTACAACATCGTGGCTGCCCACGGTTACTTCGGTCGCCTGATCTTCCAATACGCCTCCTTCAACAACAGCCGCAGCCTTCACTTCTTCCTGGCTGCCTGGCCTGTGGTCGGCATCTGGTTCACTGCCCTGGGCGTCAGCACCATGGCTTTCAACCTGAACGGTTTCAACTTCAACCAGTCCATCCTTGATGGTCAGGGCCGCGTCCTGAACACCTGGGCTGATGTGCTGAACCGCGCCAACCTCGGCATGGAAGTGATGCACGAGCGCAACGCTCACAACTTCCCCCTCGACCTGGCTGCTGCTGAGTCCACTCCTGTGGCTCTGCAAGCTCCCGCCATCGGCTGAGGCTGAAGTCTCTTAACTCAAAGATTCAGCTTCGGTTGAATCGGAAAGCCCCCTCGCGAGAGGGGGCTTTTTGTTGCGTGTTGGTATTGAACGACTTAACCGCGTTGAGGACGCTGCCACTGGGTGTGGCGTCGACGTGTTTCAGCAAAACCAGGCGCGACAATGGTTGTTGGAAGCTGGTCTGTCTGCATCTCAGAGAAGCTGTTGAGGTTCAGCGTTCTCTCGGAGATCGATTGATCGGCGGCTGACCAATCCAGCAGGGTGAGAGACGCCGGTGAGGCGCTGCTGCTGCCGAGTAGTCGCCGGGGACCACTGCCCATTGCACCGAGGCTCAGCAGCCGCAAACCCAGTGCTTCGGCGGGATACCAGGCATGGTGATGACCTGAGATCACAAGATCCACATCGGCTTGGCGCAGTTCAGCGGCCAGCGAAGCGGCGTCGTGAATGCATTCGCCAGCGCGTGCGCGGCCCTGGCTGAAGGCCGTTAAGGGGAGGTGGCCCACAACAAGGCAAAGGTCATCCTGCTGACGCTGCGGTGCGTTCAACGTGCGGGTGAGCCATTGCCGCTGAGCGCTGCTCACCGTTGAAGATGAGGCATCCATCACAACGAGGAAAAGACCAGGTCCATGCCAGGCGTACTGGAACGGGAAGATGTCCGCTTCCGTCAGTCCTGATGGCACCGCATCTTGATGCTTGCTCCAGAACCGAGAGGCCTGCTGACGCTCCCGTGCATAGATCCAGCGGCCCTGAGATTGCTGGCTTGATGCGTCGTGATTTCCCATCGCCGGCAAAAGTGGAATGCCGGCTGTCTCTAGAGGCCGTCGCACAAAGGTCTCAAAGCCCTCCCACATCGCTGCGAGCTGGCGGTCGGTCAGCGACGTCTTCTGGCCCGCGACCATGTCACCGGCACAAATCACCAGGTCAGGCTTCTGCTGCAACAGAAGGTTCACTCCCCGTTCAACGGTGGGCCCATAGCTGGTGCTGCCGTAGGAGCTGTTTAGATCGCTGATCAGCCCGATCCTTAAAGGCTTGTTTGGTGTCTGGAAGTTTCTGTTCTGTCCTGAAGCGAGAGGTTGCGCAGCCACCTTCTTCAGCAGGACCTCCAAGGCTGAGCCTGACGCGGCGGCGGCCATGAGCCGTAGAAATTCTCGCCGTCCGGGCTGTTTCATCAGCCGAGCTTATGCCTGAAATGAGCGATGGTCAGGGGTTTTCAGTGTGAAGTTGGTTGTCGAGCAGCAAACTTCCTTTACATTGTGAAGGTCGGTTAACCGACTTTCTTTACCGCCGACGGGTTTTCCCTGACGCTTTCTCCCCCGTACTCATGACCACCACCATTCAGCAGCGCTCCGGCGCCAATGGCTGGCAGTCCTTCTGCGAGTGGGTCACCTCCACCAACAACCGCCTGTATGTGGGCTGGTTCGGTGTGCTGATGATCCCCACCCTGCTGGCTGCCACCACCTGCTTCATCGTTGCCTTCATCGCAGCGCCCCCCGTCGACATCGACGGCATCCGTGAGCCCGTCGCCGGCTCCCTGATCTACGGAAACAACATCATCTCTGGTGCTGTTGTTCCTTCCTCGAACGCCATCGGCCTGCACTTCTATCCCATCTGGGAAGCTGCTTCTCTCGATGAGTGGCTGTACAACGGCGGTCCTTACCAGCTGGTTGTCTTCCACTTCCTGATCGGCATCTTCTGCTACATGGGTCGCGAGTGGGAACTTTCCTACCGCCTCGGCATGCGCCCCTGGATCTGCGTTGCTTACAGCGCACCTGTGGCTGCTGCCTCCGCCGTGTTCCTGGTGTACCCCTTCGGTCAGGGTTCCTTCTCTGACGGCATGCCCCTCGGCATCTCCGGCACCTTCAACTTCATGCTGGTGTTCCAGGCAGAGCACAACATCCTGATGCACCCCTTCCACATGATGGGCGTCGCAGGTGTGTTCGGTGGCTCCCTGTTCTCCGCCATGCACGGTTCACTGGTGACCTCCTCCCTGGTGCGTGAAACCACCGAGAGCGAGTCCCAGAACTACGGCTACAAGTTCGGCCAAGAGGAAGAGACCTACAACATCGTGGCTGCCCACGGTTACTTCGGTCGCCTGATCTTCCAATACGCCTCCTTCAACAACAGCCGCAGCCTTCACTTCTTCCTGGCTGCCTGGCCTGTGGTCGGCATCTGGTTCACTGCCCTGGGCGTCAGCACCATGGCTTTCAACCTGAACGGTTTCAACTTCAACCAGTCCATCCTTGATGGTCAGGGCCGCGTCCTGAACACCTGGGCTGATGTGCTGAACCGCGCCAACCTCGGCATGGAAGTGATGCACGAGCGCAACGCTCACAACTTCCCCCTCGACCTGGCTGCTGCTGAGTCCACTCCTGTGGCTCTGCAAGCACCTGCCATCGGCTGAGGCTGAAGTCTCTTAACCCAAAGATTCAGCGTCAGTTGAATCGGAAAGCCCTCACCTCACGGTGGGGGCTTTTGGTTGTGAAGCGACGGACGCATCGCCACGATGCCAACAAGACCGTGTCGCAACGATGGATCCATCTACAAGCGGTCACGGTCCCTGGAACTTGTCCTCACTTCTGGATTTTTCCCGTCCTGCGCATGCAGCCTGGACTGATGCGATGCGCGGAGCTGGCATCACCACGCTGCTCGGCTGGATCGCCCTGACCTTGAACGCTCCCAGGGCCTTGTTGCCACTCACCCTTGGGTCGGTGTTCACGGCTATTGCAGAAACCGGTCAAGGACGCGACCATCCCTGGCGCACCATGGCTTGGACCACCACCTGGCTCATGGTCGCCGCTGGATTCGGCGCCGCTATTGGCGAAAACACGCCACTGGCCGTTTTCGCCAGTGGAGCCATGGGCTTCATCTGCGCCTCTGCAGCAAGCCGCGACAAGCGAACGGCTGTCACCAGTCTGCTCACGTTGGTGGTGTTCACGATTTACGTGGGCTACCCCGGGCCCATTGTTCCGGCCCTGCAAGACATGGGGCTGATTCTGCTGGGGGGGGTGATCCAAACCCTCGTCTGCTCAGTGGTTCGTGCTTTCCAACAGGTGAAGCATGAGCGCCTCTGCATTCCACCAATCTGGAGACATCTAAGGACCTTTCGTACATCAGACGCGCACGTACGGCATGGCATTCGGTTGGCCATCACTCTGATGGTGGCTACAGCTATTTCGGAATCGACAGGCTTGCCTCATCAGTACTGGTTGCCCATGTCGGTGGCTTGGATGAGCAGAGCTCAGTTGAACAGCACCTGTCAGCGTGTTCTGCATCGTTTGCTCGGCACTCTTTTAGGGCTGGGTTTCATTGCACTGGTGGTGCGGTGGATCGGGCCACAAGGAGCGCATTGGTTACCGCTCTCACTGCTAGGAGCGGGGATCCTGATCGCCTACGTCTGGGTGCACTACGCCGCAGCGGTGGTCGGTGTGACCATCTGGATCATCGCCGCCTTTGCCCTAGTGGGAGATCCTGTGATCGATACGCTCTGGAACCGCATGCTTGACACCACCATCGCCTCCGCGATCGTGCTGATGGCAGTTTGGATTGATCCTCGTGCCAGTGAATCATGAATGGATCGACGTGGCTGATGCTGAGTCCACTCCTGTGGCTCTGTGAGCTCCCGCCATCGGCTGAGGCTGAAGTCTTCAAGAGATTCAGCTTCCGTTGAATCGGAAAGCCCCCGCCGAAAGGGGGGCTTCTTGTTGCCTTGCTTTTGGCTGATTCGTCAGGCTCAATTTTCAGGTGATGCCCTCATGCCCCCTGCTTCTCTCCCCACAGAACCAACCTGTGGGATCTGTGTGCTCCATCAGAACTCACCTCAGCTCGAACCCATGGAGATCTGGAGAAGTGAGCATTGGTTGCTGCGTCACCATCCCCATCCCAGTCCCCTCGCAGGTTGGTGTCTGCTCGATGCCCGACGCCACTGCAGAGGTCCTCTTGATTTCAGTGCTGTTGAAGCGGCGGAATGGGGCCTCATCGTGCAACGTGCCTCGCTCCTGGTAAAGCAAACCAGCGGTTGCGAACGCGTGTACGCCATTGCCTTCGGGGAGGGAGCGCGCCATCTCCATCTGCACCTCATCCCGCGTTCCAGCGGCATCCCCGAGACGGAAGCGTGGGCCGTTGCAGACCTCTATCGGGATGTGAAAGACAAGCGCCGCTTAGCGGCGGCTGATTCCGAGGTTGATGCCTGGATTCAGGATGCACGCCACCAGGCCCTCAGCCTGATGGCCTCAGCCGTGTAGATCGAAGCGGTCCAGCTCCATCACCTTCACCCAGGCTTTGACGAAGTCGGCCACAAAGCGGCTGCTGCCGTCGTTCTGGGCGTACACCTCAACAATGGCGCGAAGCTGGCTGTTGGATCCGAACACCAAATCGGCGCGGCTGGCGCTCCAGCGTTCGGCTCCGCTTGCACTGTCGTGACCGACATACGCATCCTGGGCTTCGTTGGTCGGTGTCCAGCGGGTTGTCATGTCCAGCAGGTTCACGCAGAAGTCATTGCTGAGTACGCCGACATTCGTTGTGAACACGCCTTGCCGGTTGCCGCCGGTGTTGGCGCCCAGCACGCGAAGACCCGCCAGCAGCACGGTCATTTCAGGGGCGCTGAGCGTGAGCAGCTGGGCTTGATCAATGAGCAACTCCTCGGCCCGCAGGGGAAGGCCGCTGCGTTTCCAGTTGCGGAAGCCGTCCGCCAAGGGCTTGAGCACATTGAAGGAGGCGGTGTCGGTCTGCTCCGGGCCGGCATCGGTGCGACCGGGGCTGAACGGCACCATGACCGATTGGCCGCCATCAGCGGCAGCCTTCTCCACGGCGGCACACCCTCCCAGTACAACCAGATCGGCAATGGATACCGACTTGCCATCGGTGCGGCTGCTGTTGAACTCGGACTGAATCGTCTCCAGGGCCGCGAGAACTCCATTCAGCTGCTCGGGCTCGTTCACCTCCCAGGTGCGTTGGGGCAAGAGCCGGATGCGACCTCCGTTGGCACCCCCGCGGCGATCGGAGCCGCGGAATGTGGATGCTGAGGCCCAGGCTGTTGCCACGAGGGCGGACATGCTTTGGCCACTGGCCAGGATCTGCTGCTTGAGGTTGCTGATGTCAGCGTCATCGATCAGCGCATGGTTGACGTCAGGAATCGGGTCTTGCCAGATCTGCACCTCCTCGGGAACCTCCTGGCCGAGGTAAAGAGCACGGGGACCGAGATCGCGATGGGTGAGTTTGAACCAGGCCCGGGCAAACGCATCGGCGAAGGCCTCCTGGTCCTGATAGAAGCGCCGGGCCACCGGCTCCATGATCGCGTCGTGCCTGAGCGATAGATCAGCGGTGGTCATGATCGGTGCTGACGACTTCCCGGCCACATGGGCATCGGGGACCATGTGCTCGGGCTTCACATCCTTGGCCGTCCATTGCCAAGCGCCGGCTGGGCTCTTGGTGAGTTCCCAGTCATAGGTGAACATCATCTGGAAATAGCCCTGATCCCAGCGGGTGGGGTTCGGTTTCCAAGCGCCTTCGATGCCACTGCTGATGGTGTGTTCTCCTTTGCCCGTTTCGTAGCTGTTTCGCCATCCAAGGCCCTGCTCATGGAGAGCAGCACCTTCCGGCTCGGCGCCCAGGTTGCTGTCTGGAGCTGCACCGTGGCACTTGCCGAACGTGTGACCACCAGCCACCAGGGCCACCGTTTCCTCCACGGTCATGCCCATGCGGGCAAAGGTTTCACGCACGTCGCGACCTGACGCCACAGGATCGGGTTCGCCACCAGGACCCTCAGGATTCACATAGATGAGCCCCATCTGAACGGCTGCAAGGGGTTGCTCGAGCTCTCCCTTTTCGTTGTGCCGCTCATCGCTGAGCCAACCGGTTTCCGTCCCCCAGAACACATCCTCTTCCGGTTGCCAAATATCCACACGGCCGCCGGCGAAGCCGAAGGTGCGGAAGCCCATGGATTCCAGGGCCACATTGCCCGACAGGATGATCAAGTCAGCCCAGGAGATGGCGTTGCCGTACTTGCGTTTGACTGGCCACAGCAGCCGCCGGGCCTTGTCGAGGTTGGTGTTGTCAGGCCAGCTGTTGAGGGGGGCAAAGCGCTGGTTGCCGTGGCCTGCTCCGCCGCGACCATCGCCCGTGCGATAGGTGCCTGCGCTGTGCCAAGCCAGACGGATGAACAGTGCTCCGTAATGACCCCAGTCGGCGGGCCACCAGTCCTGGGAATCGGTCATCAGGGCCTGAAGATCAGCCTTCAGGGCGCTGTAATCAAGTGCGGTAAATGCTGAGGGGTAATCGAAATCGTCGCCCAGCGGATTGGAGGCCGGGTGATGTTGATGCAGGATCCCGAGGTCGATCTGATTGGGCCACCAATCGCTGTTATCTGTTCTCCCCGCAGGTGTAACGGCTCCCGTGTGACCACTGAATGGGCATTTCAGATCTGACATCGAAAGCGTCTACATCCACTTTTGGACCTTATCCATCAGCTCAGATGGCCGCCAGCGATCTAGCGCACATCTCCAGGGTCTGAAGCAGCAGTCGGTCGCGTCCTGGAGAGGCGATCAGCCCAAGACCAAGCGGCTTGTTGTCCATTCCCCCAGTGGGAATGCTGAGTTCAGGAGCCCCGCTTAGGCCAGCCAAGGCATTGAGCAGGATGAGTTGTCCCACCAGCGAGCCCGCACCACGATCCAGGGAAAAGCTGCCGATCGCTGGGGCTGTGCATGGTGTGATCGGCTGTGCGAGCAGCCCGTGATCACCCAGCACCGTGGCCAGAGTGTCGCGGACTTGCTGGCGGTGTTGAATCACCTGCTCCTGTGCACCCTTGGACCGGTTCCGCACCATCGCGAGGTTGCGTTCCAACACCGGTCCCAAGGGCAGATCGTTAGGCAGTGCTGCGAATGTGGCCGCTATCTCATCCCATTGGATCGTCTGAAACAGATTCTGGAGCTGCTGCGGATTCTTCAGACCGAAGGTCGCGAGGGGGAGCGCTTCGATCTCGCAGTGGATTGTTTGGCTGAGTTGTTCAGAGCTTTTGATCAAGGCCGAGCGGACGGGGTGTTCGAGATCCGTCCAAAGTTCAGGGATCCAGTACAGCCTTGTTGGCGCAGGAGCCTCAGCGGATTGGCGCTGTTTGTTCGAAGAAAGCAGCACCTCGGCTGCCGCTAGCAGCACCTGCGGGTCACGACTGAACAGACCCGTTGTATCGAGGCTTGGTGCTAGCGGCTGCAGCCCTTGAACGGACACCGCACCATGGCTTGGTCGCCAACCCAGCAGACCGCACCAGCTGGCCGGCACGCGAATCGATCCACCGGTGTCGGTGCCCAGTGCCAAGTCCACATCACCCCTGGCTACAGCGGCAGCGCTGCCGCTGCTTGAGCCACCGGTGATGCACCCAGGGTTGGCACTGTTGGGTGGGCTCCCGGTCCAGGGACTCTCCCCGCTGAGACCGAAGGCAAACTCATCCATGGTGGTGCTGCCTGTGCAGATTGCGCCCGCATCAAGCAGTTGTTGAACCGCGGTTGCGTTGCTGAGGCTTGGGGATTGTCGTTTTCGCCAATGGGGGTTGCCGCAGCCTCG belongs to Synechococcus sp. WH 7805 and includes:
- a CDS encoding amidase family protein; the encoded protein is MPSAHVMQDDTIWIRRLQMTGSKRGPLQGHTFAAKDLFDLKGERRGCGNPHWRKRQSPSLSNATAVQQLLDAGAICTGSTTMDEFAFGLSGESPWTGSPPNSANPGCITGGSSSGSAAAVARGDVDLALGTDTGGSIRVPASWCGLLGWRPSHGAVSVQGLQPLAPSLDTTGLFSRDPQVLLAAAEVLLSSNKQRQSAEAPAPTRLYWIPELWTDLEHPVRSALIKSSEQLSQTIHCEIEALPLATFGLKNPQQLQNLFQTIQWDEIAATFAALPNDLPLGPVLERNLAMVRNRSKGAQEQVIQHRQQVRDTLATVLGDHGLLAQPITPCTAPAIGSFSLDRGAGSLVGQLILLNALAGLSGAPELSIPTGGMDNKPLGLGLIASPGRDRLLLQTLEMCARSLAAI
- the katG gene encoding catalase/peroxidase HPI, with product MSDLKCPFSGHTGAVTPAGRTDNSDWWPNQIDLGILHQHHPASNPLGDDFDYPSAFTALDYSALKADLQALMTDSQDWWPADWGHYGALFIRLAWHSAGTYRTGDGRGGAGHGNQRFAPLNSWPDNTNLDKARRLLWPVKRKYGNAISWADLIILSGNVALESMGFRTFGFAGGRVDIWQPEEDVFWGTETGWLSDERHNEKGELEQPLAAVQMGLIYVNPEGPGGEPDPVASGRDVRETFARMGMTVEETVALVAGGHTFGKCHGAAPDSNLGAEPEGAALHEQGLGWRNSYETGKGEHTISSGIEGAWKPNPTRWDQGYFQMMFTYDWELTKSPAGAWQWTAKDVKPEHMVPDAHVAGKSSAPIMTTADLSLRHDAIMEPVARRFYQDQEAFADAFARAWFKLTHRDLGPRALYLGQEVPEEVQIWQDPIPDVNHALIDDADISNLKQQILASGQSMSALVATAWASASTFRGSDRRGGANGGRIRLLPQRTWEVNEPEQLNGVLAALETIQSEFNSSRTDGKSVSIADLVVLGGCAAVEKAAADGGQSVMVPFSPGRTDAGPEQTDTASFNVLKPLADGFRNWKRSGLPLRAEELLIDQAQLLTLSAPEMTVLLAGLRVLGANTGGNRQGVFTTNVGVLSNDFCVNLLDMTTRWTPTNEAQDAYVGHDSASGAERWSASRADLVFGSNSQLRAIVEVYAQNDGSSRFVADFVKAWVKVMELDRFDLHG